Proteins encoded together in one Cyprinus carpio isolate SPL01 chromosome B14, ASM1834038v1, whole genome shotgun sequence window:
- the LOC109097040 gene encoding TBC1 domain family member 2A-like, which yields MAQDINPLGKVDLSRATFSYPLQGEEGTFHIQTPERTVILKAANRDAQMYWLQQLQLKRTLYREQHAEHKSISSPDKHKLESSPSANNCHADFLPIVKTPSGLVGEEAASLPAPGLNSPLNMSIKHPLIELQNTMHSFRKRHSQEIRQSVFHIDDPTDKQKTPSSKTSTLEVPTPSSSQGPESPANARSEEDLSTISSVRKSSKETSKSLDLKDTSRLQHEKLYLAEEVKAQKELVLLLHKVLEAAQLEKRTCAQFLAAEGEQERLELLRHGERRAAELRDQLESLQQENENLRRDLNQRDAHIAELQESVQLLMHKNQAKQEVILKLSEKFVVFGEDQHCTNGLQSEALKQLTIENENLKDDLKAYKTQNQYLNSEIYHLTTLWRKSCEQEQSLIVKCAVLEANSCQKESRYLGILQKLQESKELNPEQREAVKKVVKDAVRADLSTAVKLNSVRDYDEYGFRIAMDYKVEDLKLLAKIQALEIRSQTLLNQEECDGPLLARCAQLLFGRAEGELSSSTELKNLLRTGLPREYRARVWRFMIQTRTKSLKERHPNCYQELCEKSRTSPHLVPRQIQLDLDRTLTSNQYFSPPSNPLIQKLERVLQAFSWQNPTIGYVQGLNRLAAIALLILQDEEDAFWCLEVIVDYIMPPHYYTKDLVGCQADQRVLKDLMSEKLPRLTAHLEALKVDVSLITVEWFLVLFVESLPARILFKVWDAFLYEGIKVIFRYALALFKYKEEIILKINDSVEMYQYLRIFPYTIADGRKLTSIAFNDMNPLPMKLLQNRRAAHLERLHAEIKELEKLRKAYRAEQVQCKDKELDTLASEDEEELGSFNYLSSK from the exons ATGGCACAGGATATCAATCCTCTGGGTAAGGTGGATCTGTCTCGAGCCACGTTCAGTTACCCGCTGCAGGGAGAGGAGGGAACCTTTCACATTCAGACACCAGAGCGCACTGTCATTCTCAAG gcAGCTAACAGGGATGCCCAGATGTACTGGTTGCAGCAGCTGCAGTTGAAACGTACGTTATACAGGGAGCAGCATGCTGAACATAAGTCCATATCCAGCCCAGACAAACACAAATTGGAAAGCAGCCCATCAGCAAACAACTGCCATG CTGACTTCTTGCCCATAGTGAAGACACCTTCTGGCCTGGTGGGTGAAGAAGCAGCCAGTCTGCCTGCACCTGGATTAAACAGCCCGCTCAACATGTCAATCAAACATCCACTAATTGAGCTGCA GAACACAATGCACAGTTTCCGTAAACGGCACTCACAGGAAATTAGACAAAGTGTCTTCCATATTGATGATCCaactgacaaacaaaaaacaccctcATCTAAGACATCCA CTTTAGAGGTTCCCACACCCAGTTCTTCTCAAGGCCCAGAATCCCCTGCTAATGCCAGGTCTGAGGAAGATCTCTCCACCATTTCATCAGTCAGAAAGAGTAGCAAAGAAACGTCCAAATCACTGGATCTCAAGGACACATCTCGACTTCAACATGAAAAACTTTACCTGGCAGAAGAGGTCAAAGCGCAGAAG GAGTTGGTGTTGCTGTTGCATAAGGTACTAGAAGCTGCTCAGCTAGAGAAGCGCACCTGTGCTCAGTTTCTAGCCGCTGAGGGGGAGCAGGAGCGATTGGAGCTCCTCAGACACGGCGAGCGACGAGCGGCCGAACTGCGAGACCAACTGGAGTCCCTGCAGCAGGAGAACGAGAACCTACGGAGGGATCTGAACCAGAGGGACGCCCATATCGCCGAACTCCAGGAGAGTGTCCAGCTCCTGATGCACAAGAATCAGGCCAAACAGGAAGTGATACTGAAGCTGTCTGAGAAGTTTGTAGTCTTTGGGGAAGACCAGCATTGCACCAATGGGCTGCAGTCAGAGGCCTTAAAACAGCTAACAATCGAGAATGAGAATTTGAAA GATGATTTGAAGGCATATAAAACTCAGAACCAGTACCTAAACTCTGAGATCTATCATCTGACGACACTTTGGAGAAAAAGTTGCGAACAGGAGCAAAGTCTGATAGTAAAG TGTGCTGTTCTGGAGGCCAATAGCTGTCAGAAGGAAAGCAGATACCTAGGAATCCTCCAGAAGCTCCAGGAGAGTAAGGAACTGAATCCAGAGCAGAGAGAAGCGGTCAAGAAGGTGGTTAAGGATGCAGTTCGGGCAGACCTGAGCACTGCCGTCAAACTAAACTCAGTCAG GGACTACGATGAATATGGATTTAGGATTGCAATGGACTACAAAGTTGAAGACCTGAAGCTCCTTGCTAAGATCCAGGCCCTGGAGATCCGATCCCAAACCCTGCTGAACCAGGAGGAATGCGACGGGCCATTGTTGGCTCGTTGCGCTCAGCTCCTGTTTGGACGGGCTGAAGGAGAACTGTCTTCATCCACAGAACTAAAGAATCTCCTCCGGACGGGCTTACCACGCGAGTACCGTGCGAGGGTTTGGCGCTTTATGATACAGACTAGGACCAAGTCTCTAAAAGAGCGTCATCCCAACTGCTATCAAGAACTGTGCGAGAAGAGCAGAACCTCGCCTCACCTGGTGCCCAGACAAATCCAGCTGGACCTGGATCGTACGCTGACCTCCAATCAATACTTTTCCCCTCCTTCAAACCCCTTGATTCAGAAGCTGGAGAGAGTTCTGCAGGCGTTCTCTTGGCAAAACCCCACCATCGGCTACGTGCAGGGACTCAACAG ACTGGCAGCCATTGCTCTGCTGATATTACAGGACGAGGAAGATGCCTTCTGGTGCTTGGAAGTGATTGTGGACTACATCATGCCCCCCCATTACTACACTAAAGACCTGGTGGGCTGTCAG GCCGACCAGCGTGTGCTAAAGGACCTCATGTCTGAGAAGCTGCCTCGACTCACGGCTCATCTGGAAGCGCTAAAAGTAGACGTGTCACTCATCACTGTTGAATGGTTTCTGGTGTTGTTCGTTGAGAGTCTGCCTGCACGCATACTGTTTAAAGTATGGGACGCCTTCCTGTATGAGGGCATCAAG GTGATATTTCGCTATGCATTGGCTCTTTTCAAATACAAAGAGGAAATCATCTTAAAGATCAATGACAGTGTTGAGATGTACCAGTATCTCCGCATCTTCCCCTACACCATTGCAGATGGAAG GAAGCTGACAAGCATTGCCTTCAACGATATGAATCCACTGCCCATGAAGCTGCTACAGAACCGGCGCGCTGCACATCTGGAACGCCTCCATGCTGAGATTAAAGAACTGGAGAAATTACGGAAAGCATACAGAGCTGAACAAGTCCAGTGCAAAGACAAAGAGCTGGACACCCTGGCTagtgaggatgaagaggag CTTGGCAGTTTCAATTATCTTTCCTCCAAATAG